In Diceros bicornis minor isolate mBicDic1 chromosome 24, mDicBic1.mat.cur, whole genome shotgun sequence, the following are encoded in one genomic region:
- the AMN gene encoding protein amnionless: MGALGRALLWLQLCGKRGAVCWGPGPDRPGGSRSPEGWAARACGAARPAPASLGAEGATRSPLRCAAPAGKAGEGRQPSAGASAPALGQWARLRSGPGLSPAASAACLSFPSPRAPLTLPRRTQARVFGHSSLQSRPRPLLPDRGFRRPFHLRPRLSPSLPGRVVRSSAGLTGGSGLTRGRARAWVRIAAGTPSRPGSVTRAGLCGRGRPPWGTAANGGNPDAADPGDHSVAPSPALTRAAYKFWVPNTHFDDATSWSQNRTPCAGAAVGFPADKMVSVLVRGGHSVSDMLLPLDGEFVLASGASFSAPDNSSDSECSAGAPALFLDPDRFWWHDPSLWRSGDAAHGLFFVDAERVPCSHDDVVFPSDASFRVGLSPDARTVRVCTVWALGQTFTRDEDLASFLASRAGRLRFHGPGALSVGSEACADPSGCVCGNAEVQPWICEALLQPLGGSCPPAACHDALRPEGQCCDLCGAIVSLTHGPAFDLERYRARLLDSFLALPQYQGLQMAVSKVPRPTRTREANGSEADTEIQVVLAETGPETGGAGRLAQALLADVAEHGEALGVLSATAQESGAPVGDGSAAGQEGPGPRAGLAGGVAAALLLLLLVLLAGALLLRRAGKLRWRRRDEAAPAPAGAPLGFHNPVFDAAPSDSAPPRSPAPQADAGSISFSYFVNPLFEAEA; the protein is encoded by the exons ATGGGCGCGCTGGGCCGGGCCCTGCTGTGGCTGCAGCTCTGCGGTAAGCGGGGCGCGGTCTGCTGGGGGCCCGGGCCCGACAGGCCCGGAGGGTCAAGGTCCCCCGAGGGGTGGGCGGCGAGAGCCTGCGGGGCTGCGAGACCCGccccggcctccctgggcgcaGAGGGCGCGACCCGGTCCCCCCTGCGCTGCGCAGCCCCAGCCGGCAAGGCGGGCGAGGGGCGCCAGCCCAGCGCTGGGGCCTCGGCTCCCGCCCTCGGGCAGTGGGCGCGTCTGCGGAGTGGGCCAGGCCTCAGTCCTGCCGCCTCCGccgcctgcctcagtttcccgtcCCCGAGGGCGCCGCTGACCCTCCCGCGTCGCACCCAGGCGCGTGTCTTCG GACACAGCTCCCTTCAGAGCCGCCCCCGGCCCCTTCTACCTGACAGAGGCTTCCGCCGCCCCTTTCACCTCCGCCCTCGGTTGTCGCCATCCTTACCCGGCCGGGTCGTCCGCTCCAGCGCCGGGCTAACTGGGG GGTCTGGTCTGACGCGCGGACGGGCGAGGGCCTGGGTGCGGATCGCCGCGGGGACCCCATCTCGCCCCGGCTCTGTGACCCGCGCCGGCCTGTGTGGGCGAGGTCGTCCTCCCTGGGGGACGGCGGCGAACGGCGGGAACCCGGATGCTGCGGACCCCGGGGACCACTCAGTCGCCCCCTCCCCAGCGCTGACCCGGGCCGCCTACAAATTCTGGGTCCCCAACACCCACTTCGACGACGCCACGAGCTGGAGCCAGAACCGGACCCCGTGCGCGGGCGCCGCGGTCGGGTTCCCCGCGGACAAG ATGGTGTCCGTCCTGGTGCGAGGAGGTCACAGCGTCTCGGACATG CTCCTACCGCTGGATGGGGAATTCGTTCTGGCCTCAGGAGCCAGCTTCAGCGCCCCAGACAACAGCTCGGACTCGGAATGCAGCGCTG GCGCCCCCGCGCTCTTCCTCGATCCTGACCGTTTCTGGTGGCACGACCCGAGCCTGTGGCGCTCCGGGGACGCGGCGCACGGCCTCTTCTTCGTGGACGCCGAGCGCGTGCCCTGCAGCCACGACGACGTCGTCTTCCCGTCCGACGCCTCCTTCCGTGTGGGCCTCAGCCCCGACGCCCGGACCGTGCGCGTTTGCACCGTCTGGGCTCTGGGCCAG ACGTTCACGCGCGACGAGGACCTGGCCTCTTTCCTGGCGTCCCGCGCCGGCCGCCTGCGCTTCCACGGGCCGGGCGCGTTGAGCGTGGGCTCCGAGGCCTGCGCCGACCCGTCGGGTTGCGTCTGCGGCAACGCCGAG GTGCAGCCGTGGATCTGCGAGGCCCTGCTCCAGCCGCTGGGCGGCAGCTGCCCCCCCGCCGCCTGCCACGACGCCCTCCGGCCCGAGGGGCAGTGCTGCGACCTCTGCG GAGCCATCGTGTCGCTGACCCACGGCCCCGCCTTTGACCTGGAGCGGTACCGGGCGCGGCTGCTGGACTCCTTCCTGGCCCTG CCCCAGTACCAGGGGCTGCAAATGGCCGTGTCCAAGGTGCCGCGCCCGACCCGGACCCGCGAGGCTAACGGCTCGGAGGCAGACACAGAGATCCAGGTGGTGCTGGCAGAGACCGGGCCCGAGACGGGCGGCGCGGGGCGGCTGGCCCAGGCCCTCCTGGCGGACGTCGCCGAGCACG GCGAGGCCCTCGGGGTCCTGTCCGCGACGGCCCAGGAGTCGGGCGCGCCCGTCGGGGACGGCTCGGCGGCGGGACAGGAGGGCCCGGGGCCGCGCGCAGGGCTGGCCGGAGGAGTGGCGGCTGCGCTGCTCCTGTTGCTGTTGGTGCTGCTGGCGGGGGCGCTGCTGCTGCGCCGCGCGGGGAAGCTCAG GTGGAGGAGGCGCGACGAGGCGGCTCCCGCGCCGGCCGGGGCGCCCCTGGGCTTCCACAACCCGGTGTTCGACGCTGCACCCTCTGACTCTGCACCCCCACGGTCCCCAGCCCCGCAGGCGGACGCTGGGAGCATCAGCTTCAGCTATTTCGTGAACCCGCTGTTCGAGGCCGAGGCCTGA